In Candidatus Promineifilum breve, one genomic interval encodes:
- a CDS encoding cytochrome c3 family protein: MRNNKRPLIFLLVALLMAGVMLVACANDGTQTGQTPAAEVTRIVTEEVEVPGAQIEVTRIVEVAAEGPSVTIPFYDEWAASPHNDTESEAFNHWNEEDPIEVPTDCAKCHSTPGYKDHLGADGSTAGIVDAPAPIGSTVECEACHNQVTLTKTSVVFPSGIEITNLGDEARCMECHQGRASTVSVDQRIADAGLTEDLDTVSEDMGFTNIHYYAAAATQYGTLAKGGYEYAGLPYDARFDHIPSHNTCIECHDMHTLQIKLDQCQACHTDVESAEDLVNIRMAGSQVDFDGDGNMEEGIYFEIEGVREVLFAAMQAYSTEVSGITIAYNEAAYPYFFSDTDADGTLSETEAVFDNAFNAWTARLAKAAYNYQVSRKDPGMYAHGGKYIIQLLFDSITDLNGAINTPVDTAALHRIDHGHFAGSEEAFRHWDGEEEGNGVVPGSCAKCHSATGQPEFITEGVVTSQPASNGLNCGTCHNDVQEFTLYEVPSVRFPSGATVSFGERDSAANMCLNCHQGRESTVSVDRLIGDKEPDVVSEDLRFLNIHYFAAGATLFGTEVKGAYEFAGQEYTGFNEHVGTFNSCTECHDTHALQIVIEDCGECHEGADSLEGLRTIRMTDVDYDGDGDATEGVYFEIDTMREALYAAIQAYAVAVTGQAIIYDAHAYPYWFGDLDGNGRINDDEGGFAAWTPNLLRAAYNYQDSTKDPGGFAHNSSYTLQILFDSIQAVDGDVTGMTRAEVRTFDN; the protein is encoded by the coding sequence ATGAGAAACAACAAACGTCCGCTCATTTTCTTGTTGGTGGCCCTGCTGATGGCCGGGGTAATGCTGGTCGCCTGTGCCAATGATGGCACGCAGACCGGCCAGACTCCGGCGGCCGAGGTCACCCGTATCGTCACCGAGGAAGTGGAAGTTCCCGGGGCGCAAATCGAGGTCACCCGCATCGTCGAGGTAGCGGCCGAGGGGCCGTCGGTCACCATCCCGTTCTACGATGAGTGGGCCGCTTCGCCTCATAATGACACGGAGAGCGAAGCGTTCAACCATTGGAACGAGGAAGACCCGATCGAGGTGCCCACCGATTGCGCCAAGTGCCACAGCACGCCCGGCTACAAGGACCACCTGGGGGCTGACGGCAGCACGGCCGGCATCGTCGACGCGCCCGCGCCCATCGGCAGCACGGTCGAATGCGAGGCCTGCCACAACCAGGTGACCCTCACCAAGACCAGCGTGGTCTTCCCCTCGGGGATCGAGATCACCAACCTGGGCGACGAAGCGCGTTGCATGGAGTGTCATCAGGGGCGCGCCTCCACCGTCTCGGTCGATCAGCGCATCGCCGACGCCGGTCTGACCGAAGACCTGGACACCGTCAGCGAGGACATGGGCTTCACCAATATTCATTACTACGCCGCGGCGGCCACCCAGTACGGGACGCTGGCCAAGGGCGGGTATGAGTATGCCGGGTTGCCCTATGACGCGCGCTTCGACCACATTCCCAGCCACAACACCTGTATCGAATGTCACGACATGCACACGCTCCAGATCAAGCTGGATCAGTGCCAGGCGTGCCATACCGACGTGGAGAGCGCTGAGGATCTGGTCAATATCCGCATGGCCGGTTCGCAGGTCGATTTCGACGGCGACGGCAACATGGAAGAGGGTATCTACTTCGAGATCGAGGGCGTGCGCGAAGTGCTCTTTGCCGCCATGCAGGCCTACTCAACCGAGGTCAGCGGCATAACCATCGCCTACAACGAAGCGGCCTACCCCTACTTCTTCAGCGACACCGACGCCGATGGGACGCTGAGCGAGACGGAAGCCGTATTTGACAACGCCTTTAATGCCTGGACGGCCCGGCTGGCGAAGGCGGCCTACAACTACCAGGTCTCGCGCAAGGACCCCGGCATGTATGCCCACGGCGGCAAATACATCATCCAGTTGCTCTTTGATTCGATCACCGATCTGAATGGCGCCATCAACACCCCGGTGGACACGGCCGCCCTTCATCGCATCGATCACGGCCACTTTGCCGGCTCCGAGGAAGCGTTCCGCCATTGGGACGGCGAGGAAGAAGGCAACGGCGTCGTGCCCGGCAGTTGCGCCAAGTGCCACTCGGCCACCGGCCAGCCGGAGTTCATCACCGAGGGCGTGGTCACCAGCCAGCCGGCCAGCAATGGCCTGAACTGCGGCACGTGCCACAACGACGTGCAGGAGTTCACGCTTTATGAAGTTCCGTCGGTGCGCTTCCCCAGCGGGGCGACGGTGTCCTTCGGCGAGCGCGACTCGGCGGCCAACATGTGCCTCAACTGCCATCAGGGGCGTGAATCGACGGTCAGCGTTGACCGGCTCATTGGCGACAAAGAGCCGGACGTGGTCAGCGAAGACCTGCGCTTCCTCAATATCCACTACTTCGCCGCCGGGGCTACGCTGTTCGGCACAGAAGTCAAGGGCGCCTACGAGTTCGCCGGCCAGGAATACACCGGCTTCAACGAGCACGTCGGCACCTTCAACTCCTGCACCGAATGCCATGATACCCACGCGCTGCAAATCGTCATCGAAGACTGCGGCGAATGCCACGAGGGCGCGGACTCCCTGGAAGGGCTGCGCACCATCCGCATGACCGACGTGGACTATGACGGCGACGGCGACGCCACCGAAGGCGTGTACTTCGAGATCGACACCATGCGCGAGGCACTCTACGCGGCCATCCAGGCCTACGCGGTAGCGGTCACGGGCCAGGCGATCATCTACGACGCCCACGCTTATCCCTACTGGTTCGGCGATCTGGACGGCAACGGCCGGATCAACGATGACGAAGGCGGCTTCGCGGCCTGGACGCCTAATCTGCTGCGCGCTGCCTACAACTATCAGGATTCCACCAAGGACCCGGGTGGGTTCGCCCACAACTCGTCGTACACCCTGCAAATCTTGTTTGACTCGATTCAGGCGGTCGACGGCGACGTGACGGGCATGACCCGCGCCGAAGTGCGGACGTTTGACAACTAG
- a CDS encoding cytochrome c3 family protein: protein MTIPLNRRIVGGTLIGVLLLILAFVALPSASAAPLRQDATPEPNAEECVGCHEGLRAYWSESAHGSALVDPAFQEAWTAQGAPKECLACHTTGFDPETGSYTEGGVGCLTCHSPVPSNHPDAYMPTDVSSRLCGDCHIDTFNEWENSAHGEQGMTCNQCHNPHTAKLRVVNSQELCNSCHNTEGHYYTFTGHAREGLLCTDCHLRVNDSPDAGTEGHGAREHTFSIDLKACNDCHLGDMHAEGDEAMTNASIEPQTDVACYPVEPAAGIEDAGFVPARQEVTPYVSQTPTGPSPLVYVLPIGIGLVFGTMLAPWLERLTKRRRANNEGEE, encoded by the coding sequence ATGACCATTCCATTGAACAGACGGATCGTCGGCGGCACGCTCATTGGCGTGCTGTTGCTGATCCTGGCGTTCGTAGCTCTGCCATCGGCGTCGGCCGCGCCGTTGCGCCAGGACGCCACCCCGGAGCCAAACGCCGAAGAGTGCGTCGGTTGCCACGAGGGCTTGCGCGCCTATTGGTCCGAAAGCGCCCACGGCTCCGCCCTGGTTGACCCCGCCTTCCAGGAAGCCTGGACGGCCCAGGGCGCGCCCAAGGAGTGCCTGGCCTGCCATACGACCGGCTTCGACCCCGAAACGGGTAGCTATACGGAAGGCGGCGTGGGCTGCCTGACCTGCCATTCGCCGGTTCCCAGCAACCACCCCGACGCCTACATGCCCACCGATGTTTCCTCGCGCCTGTGCGGCGATTGCCACATCGACACCTTCAACGAATGGGAGAACAGCGCCCACGGCGAGCAGGGCATGACCTGTAACCAGTGCCACAACCCGCACACGGCCAAGCTGCGCGTCGTCAATTCGCAGGAACTTTGCAATAGCTGCCACAACACCGAGGGCCATTACTACACCTTCACCGGCCATGCCCGCGAGGGATTGCTCTGCACCGACTGCCACCTGCGGGTGAACGACTCGCCCGACGCCGGCACCGAGGGGCACGGCGCGCGCGAACACACCTTCAGCATCGACCTCAAGGCCTGTAACGATTGCCATCTGGGCGACATGCACGCCGAGGGGGACGAGGCGATGACCAACGCCAGCATCGAGCCGCAGACCGACGTGGCCTGCTACCCGGTAGAGCCGGCCGCCGGGATAGAAGATGCCGGCTTCGTGCCCGCCCGCCAGGAAGTGACGCCCTACGTCAGCCAGACGCCCACCGGCCCCAGTCCGCTGGTCTACGTGCTGCCCATCGGCATCGGCCTGGTGTTCGGCACAATGCTGGCCCCCTGGCTGGAGCGTTTGACCAAGCGCCGCCGCGCCAACAACGAGGGAGAAGAGTAA
- the dsrO gene encoding sulfate reduction electron transfer complex DsrMKJOP subunit DsrO, translating into MATKMDRRDFLKLGLAATATAAVGIGLSDRRLIPLPMAASAAPATVHNDGPANPAHKWVMVIDQSKCVGCDLCLAACHAYNDTPPNISWSRVEEVQPTADGQRVFRPVPCQHCQHAPCVEICPVGATYHRHDGLVMMDYDKCIGCRYCQLSCPYGVRHFNWETFTGPNPDVPHSGTPEIERRPRGVVEKCSFCVHRIDRGMSAGLTPGIDPDATPACVVACTYGARLFGDLNDPDSPVSVALRQRPDAYRLREELGTDTRVFYLPPLSSATATTPEESES; encoded by the coding sequence ATGGCGACTAAGATGGATCGCCGCGACTTCCTGAAGCTGGGACTGGCCGCCACGGCCACCGCGGCCGTGGGCATCGGCCTGAGCGACCGCCGTCTCATCCCGCTGCCGATGGCCGCCTCGGCCGCACCGGCGACCGTCCATAACGACGGCCCGGCCAACCCGGCGCACAAATGGGTCATGGTCATCGACCAATCCAAGTGCGTCGGCTGCGACCTGTGCCTGGCCGCCTGCCACGCCTACAACGACACGCCGCCCAACATTTCCTGGTCGCGTGTCGAAGAAGTGCAGCCGACGGCCGACGGGCAGCGCGTCTTCCGCCCCGTGCCCTGCCAACATTGCCAGCACGCGCCCTGTGTCGAGATTTGCCCCGTCGGGGCCACCTACCACCGCCACGACGGCCTGGTGATGATGGACTACGACAAGTGCATCGGCTGCCGCTACTGCCAGTTGTCGTGCCCCTACGGTGTGCGCCATTTCAACTGGGAAACGTTTACCGGCCCCAACCCCGACGTGCCCCACTCCGGCACGCCGGAGATCGAGCGCCGGCCGCGCGGCGTCGTCGAGAAATGCTCGTTCTGCGTCCATCGCATCGATCGCGGCATGTCGGCCGGACTGACGCCGGGCATCGACCCCGACGCCACCCCGGCCTGTGTCGTGGCCTGCACCTATGGGGCGCGCCTCTTCGGTGACCTGAACGACCCCGATTCGCCGGTCAGCGTGGCCCTGCGCCAACGCCCCGACGCCTACCGCCTGCGCGAAGAGTTGGGCACCGACACACGCGTTTTCTATCTGCCGCCGCTGTCATCGGCGACGGCAACCACGCCGGAGGAAAGCGAATCGTGA